The Cellulophaga sp. L1A9 genome window below encodes:
- a CDS encoding haloacid dehalogenase type II, which translates to MSQQNEQRRNFVKKSALLGLAGIAAPHLGFSANDTKKNIEPTLLTDRPKVIFFDVNETLLDLNAMRESVGNALGKRSDLLSLWFTTMLQYSLVDTVARQYHDFGIVGVAALQMVASNNGITISKDKATEAILKPLRSLPAHPEVRSSLENLKKAGYTLVSFTNSSNIGVKTQFENSGLIDLFEERLSVEDIGKFKPHTDAYDWAARKMGVKPQECLLVAAHGWDIAGALWANWRAAFISRPGAQLYPLAPSPELNEANLKLISDKLIALK; encoded by the coding sequence ATGAGTCAACAAAACGAACAAAGAAGAAATTTCGTAAAAAAATCTGCCTTATTAGGTTTAGCGGGTATTGCTGCCCCACACTTAGGTTTTTCTGCGAATGATACCAAAAAAAACATAGAACCTACCCTTTTGACAGACCGTCCTAAAGTAATTTTCTTTGATGTAAATGAAACCTTATTAGACCTAAACGCAATGAGAGAAAGCGTAGGGAATGCTTTAGGAAAAAGAAGTGACTTATTATCCTTATGGTTTACCACCATGCTACAATATTCATTAGTAGACACGGTAGCAAGGCAGTATCACGATTTTGGAATCGTAGGCGTTGCTGCGCTACAAATGGTAGCCTCAAACAACGGAATTACAATCTCTAAAGACAAAGCCACAGAAGCCATTCTAAAACCATTACGCTCGTTACCTGCGCACCCAGAAGTAAGATCTTCTTTAGAAAATTTAAAAAAGGCAGGCTATACATTAGTCTCTTTCACCAATTCATCAAACATAGGTGTAAAAACACAGTTTGAAAATTCTGGATTGATAGATTTATTTGAGGAGCGCTTGAGTGTAGAGGATATTGGAAAATTTAAACCACATACAGATGCCTATGATTGGGCTGCCCGAAAAATGGGTGTAAAACCACAAGAATGTTTATTAGTCGCTGCCCATGGCTGGGATATTGCAGGTGCACTCTGGGCAAATTGGAGAGCCGCTTTTATCAGCAGACCTGGCGCACAATTGTATCCCCTAGCACCTAGTCCTGAATTAAATGAAGCCAATTTAAAATTGATCTCCGACAAATTGATTGCCTTAAAATAA
- a CDS encoding TetR/AcrR family transcriptional regulator, which yields MEQKQKSEFTKQLILEESFRLFYSNGFKSTSVDKVMLATKLTKGAFYHHYKNKKELGLAVITTKVKERVYDGMVAPLYQPGNALDILKATFIDRLKSFSIHEKKHGCPMNNLINEIGDEEIAYQIALKKIIEEWQAALIFLIDRGKLEKSIQQNIESKAVAIYLISAFEGIRGIRKLYQDDAILEAYISGLSFYLQKLEV from the coding sequence ATGGAGCAAAAGCAGAAATCGGAATTCACTAAACAATTAATCCTAGAGGAATCATTTAGACTATTTTATTCCAACGGTTTTAAAAGTACCAGTGTAGATAAAGTTATGCTCGCTACCAAGCTTACAAAGGGTGCCTTCTACCACCATTATAAAAACAAAAAAGAATTAGGTCTCGCTGTAATTACCACAAAGGTAAAAGAGCGTGTTTATGACGGTATGGTTGCCCCTTTATATCAACCTGGTAATGCTTTAGACATTTTAAAAGCCACTTTTATTGATCGTCTAAAATCATTTTCTATCCATGAAAAGAAACATGGTTGCCCCATGAATAATTTAATTAATGAGATTGGAGATGAAGAAATTGCATATCAAATCGCATTAAAAAAAATTATAGAAGAATGGCAAGCAGCGCTAATTTTCTTAATTGATAGAGGTAAATTAGAAAAGAGTATCCAACAAAATATAGAAAGTAAAGCGGTTGCTATTTATTTAATAAGTGCTTTTGAAGGCATTCGAGGCATACGAAAATTATACCAAGACGATGCAATTTTAGAAGCATACATCTCTGGGCTTTCTTTCTACCTGCAAAAATTAGAAGTTTAA